One Natronococcus sp. CG52 DNA window includes the following coding sequences:
- a CDS encoding DUF3368 domain-containing protein: MWVFDATPLIYLAKVDQLHLVSNLNGQCYLPQQIHSEVVTTGLEEGYTDARRIEQCIDAGLFEVISVDDSPLVARLQQNPNLSDADVAVLGCAASLDAVAVMDEAYGRTAAEIEGIETRGTAYLVLLCAKRGHITVSEARETIDSMIEEGWYCAPDLYTKLVRKLESFEQ; encoded by the coding sequence ATGTGGGTTTTCGACGCGACGCCGCTAATTTACCTCGCGAAGGTCGATCAACTCCACCTCGTCTCCAACCTCAATGGGCAGTGTTATCTCCCTCAGCAAATCCATTCGGAGGTCGTTACTACCGGTCTTGAAGAGGGGTATACCGATGCTCGACGTATCGAACAGTGCATTGATGCTGGGCTTTTCGAGGTCATCTCAGTTGATGACTCTCCGCTTGTGGCCCGTTTACAACAAAATCCTAACTTGAGTGACGCTGATGTAGCTGTACTTGGATGTGCTGCGTCACTTGATGCAGTCGCCGTAATGGACGAAGCTTATGGAAGAACAGCTGCAGAAATTGAAGGAATCGAGACACGAGGGACAGCCTACCTTGTTCTCTTATGCGCTAAGCGGGGACACATCACTGTCTCCGAAGCGCGTGAGACGATTGATTCGATGATCGAAGAAGGCTGGTATTGTGCACCAGATTTATACACAAAACTCGTCCGAAAACTCGAATCATTCGAACAATGA
- a CDS encoding UPF0175 family protein, with amino-acid sequence MGTISTRVPDDLEGELEEYLEEERLDRSTAVRKLLSEGLEDWRREQAVERLAADEITFTKAAQLAGMSVWEFAQLAKDHDITWVSGDHLEDDLEEL; translated from the coding sequence ATGGGAACAATATCGACGCGGGTTCCAGATGATCTCGAGGGGGAACTCGAAGAATACCTCGAGGAAGAACGTCTGGATCGGAGCACAGCAGTACGAAAACTCCTCTCGGAAGGGCTCGAGGACTGGCGTCGTGAGCAAGCGGTCGAACGACTCGCTGCCGATGAGATTACGTTCACGAAGGCCGCCCAGCTTGCAGGGATGTCTGTCTGGGAGTTCGCCCAGCTCGCGAAGGATCATGATATCACATGGGTATCGGGCGATCACCTCGAAGACGATCTTGAGGAGCTGTGA
- the lrp gene encoding HTH-type transcriptional regulator Lrp, with protein sequence MAYENLDEDLVNELLGDGRASLRSLAEELDVSVTTVSNHLSDLEEDGVIKGYTPKVDYDAAGYDVTAVMQLKAEGNALPEITETLKDHRQMISVHEVTGDYDVIAIGKFEDTDDMNDQIKALITDPDINQSNTSIVLNAVAENNQFELETTDNS encoded by the coding sequence ATGGCCTACGAGAACTTGGACGAAGACTTAGTGAACGAACTACTTGGCGACGGGCGTGCGAGTCTCCGGAGTCTCGCTGAAGAACTCGATGTCTCCGTTACTACCGTCTCAAACCATCTTTCCGATCTCGAGGAAGACGGGGTGATCAAAGGATACACACCAAAAGTCGACTATGACGCTGCCGGATACGATGTCACCGCTGTAATGCAGCTCAAAGCCGAAGGGAATGCGCTCCCCGAAATCACGGAGACACTGAAAGATCACCGACAGATGATCTCGGTCCACGAGGTTACCGGTGACTACGACGTGATCGCGATCGGCAAATTCGAAGATACCGATGACATGAACGACCAGATCAAAGCCCTGATCACAGATCCAGACATCAACCAGTCAAATACGAGCATCGTTCTCAACGCTGTGGCTGAAAACAACCAGTTCGAACTCGAAACCACCGATAACAGCTGA